A window of the Methanobacterium sp. genome harbors these coding sequences:
- the topA gene encoding DNA topoisomerase I, translating into MHEVIVCEKPKASEKIAAAIPGSAVKKSYKRVPYYEIQQGDKKTTVLSAVGHLYSLSPLKKEKGRMFEVDWVPLYEKDKSKKYVKNYIDAIKKFSKNADRFIHACDYDIEGTLIGFNALKYACGSESIDKAVRMKFSTLTKDDLLKAYNEPIDLDFNQVDSGEARHVLDFIFGVNISKHLTDSVMKATSRYIQLSAGRVQTPTLAILVEREKEIQSFIPEPYWLIKAKIEGNIIADHKKGKIFDKKVEEEILSDCEGKNAKVNRINIKETPQLPPVPFDLGALQSEAYSVFGFSPKKTQSIAQNLYAEGYTSYPRTSSQKLPPSIGYKKILGKLKKNAAFRKQIEKLKDPLKPREGKKTDEAHPAIHPTGLVPKGLGRDYQKLYELIVYRFISVFGENGVLKTMKTHLDIGGQEFSFSRKKMAKMGWREHYPYRKVENDEFPKIKEGDCLDAQTYSEEKETKPPSRYNQASLIRELEKRGLGTKSTRANIISILYDRKYVEGKKITVNQLGERLIDTLKKYSEKITSEELTREFETKLEGIMKAKVKKDEIISDAKVEVSSILDEIEVNKIKIGEELYAAYRESMIVGECKCGGNLIMINSPKGGSFVGCSAYPECKSTYSMPRGVTVLKTKCEKCGLPMISFGKPRQRACMDPKCGRDGEEPSQNEVVGVCPECGKDLLKRRGRYGEFVGCSGFPRCRYTRSLDEKQDQKSEKT; encoded by the coding sequence ATGCATGAAGTTATAGTATGTGAAAAACCAAAGGCCTCTGAGAAAATTGCCGCTGCAATACCAGGTAGTGCTGTGAAAAAGAGTTATAAACGAGTACCTTACTATGAAATCCAACAAGGTGATAAAAAAACCACAGTACTATCTGCTGTAGGTCATTTATACTCTTTATCCCCATTAAAAAAAGAAAAAGGTCGTATGTTTGAAGTGGACTGGGTACCACTATATGAAAAAGATAAAAGCAAAAAATATGTGAAAAATTATATTGATGCCATTAAAAAATTCTCTAAAAATGCAGACCGATTTATCCACGCTTGTGATTACGATATTGAAGGTACGTTAATTGGTTTTAATGCTTTAAAATATGCATGTGGCTCAGAAAGTATAGATAAAGCTGTTCGTATGAAATTTTCCACCCTCACCAAAGATGACTTGTTAAAAGCTTACAATGAGCCAATTGATCTGGATTTTAACCAAGTGGACAGTGGTGAGGCCAGACATGTTTTAGATTTCATCTTTGGAGTGAACATATCTAAACACCTAACTGACTCGGTTATGAAAGCCACCAGCCGCTATATACAGCTATCAGCAGGCAGGGTACAAACACCAACCCTGGCTATTCTGGTTGAAAGAGAAAAAGAAATACAGAGTTTCATTCCAGAACCCTACTGGTTGATAAAAGCTAAAATTGAAGGGAACATAATAGCTGACCATAAAAAAGGCAAAATCTTTGATAAAAAGGTTGAAGAAGAAATACTATCTGATTGTGAAGGTAAAAATGCCAAAGTAAACCGGATCAATATCAAAGAAACTCCTCAGTTACCTCCAGTTCCTTTTGATCTGGGTGCCTTACAATCAGAAGCTTACAGCGTATTTGGATTCAGTCCCAAGAAAACACAGTCCATAGCCCAGAACTTATACGCTGAAGGTTACACCTCTTACCCCCGAACATCTTCCCAGAAGTTGCCACCGAGTATTGGTTACAAGAAGATATTAGGCAAACTAAAAAAGAATGCCGCATTTCGAAAACAAATCGAAAAACTTAAAGATCCTCTTAAACCACGTGAAGGTAAAAAAACTGATGAAGCTCACCCTGCCATCCATCCCACAGGATTGGTTCCAAAAGGATTGGGGCGAGATTATCAAAAACTTTACGAACTAATTGTTTACCGTTTTATCAGTGTTTTCGGCGAAAACGGTGTTTTGAAAACAATGAAAACCCATCTGGACATTGGAGGTCAGGAATTCAGTTTCAGCAGGAAGAAAATGGCAAAAATGGGGTGGAGAGAACATTATCCCTACCGAAAAGTTGAAAATGACGAATTCCCCAAAATTAAAGAGGGGGACTGTCTCGATGCCCAAACCTACTCCGAAGAAAAAGAAACTAAACCTCCGTCTCGATACAATCAAGCTTCACTCATCCGTGAACTGGAAAAAAGAGGACTCGGCACTAAATCTACCCGGGCAAACATTATTTCTATATTGTATGACCGCAAGTATGTAGAGGGTAAGAAAATTACCGTTAACCAGCTTGGGGAACGTCTTATTGACACTTTAAAAAAGTATTCAGAGAAGATAACCAGTGAAGAATTAACCAGAGAGTTTGAAACTAAACTCGAGGGTATAATGAAGGCCAAAGTTAAAAAAGATGAGATAATATCTGATGCAAAAGTTGAAGTAAGTTCAATACTGGATGAAATTGAGGTAAATAAGATTAAAATTGGTGAAGAACTTTACGCAGCCTACAGAGAGAGTATGATAGTAGGGGAATGTAAATGTGGGGGCAACTTGATAATGATTAATTCACCTAAAGGTGGAAGTTTCGTGGGTTGTTCTGCATATCCTGAATGTAAGTCAACCTATTCCATGCCCAGGGGGGTTACTGTTCTTAAAACAAAATGTGAAAAGTGTGGTTTGCCAATGATATCATTTGGAAAACCCAGACAAAGGGCGTGCATGGATCCCAAGTGTGGGCGGGATGGTGAAGAACCATCTCAAAATGAGGTTGTTGGTGTCTGCCCGGAATGTGGTAAAGACCTCCTAAAAAGAAGGGGACGTTACGGCGAATTTGTGGGGTGCAGTGGTTTCCCACGATGCAGATACACCCGATCACTGGATGAAAAACAGGATCAAAAATCAGAGAAAACTTGA